A window of the Arenibacter algicola genome harbors these coding sequences:
- a CDS encoding DUF7793 family protein — protein MKKSFENEYAEYGIDNGIVRFTYKQNIAIQLAGAMEIVSDRLKLQKGRAYPILCDIRGIIDINKDARRFLANEGSSLTIAVAFISDNPLSQILTDLYMLANMPPIPTKVVSSELEGLQFLSDFIE, from the coding sequence ATGAAAAAAAGTTTCGAAAATGAATATGCTGAGTATGGTATAGATAATGGAATAGTCCGATTTACTTACAAGCAAAATATTGCGATTCAATTGGCCGGTGCCATGGAAATAGTGTCGGATCGTTTAAAACTGCAAAAAGGCAGGGCATATCCTATACTCTGTGATATTCGAGGCATAATAGACATTAATAAAGATGCCAGAAGATTTCTGGCTAACGAAGGCTCGTCGCTTACAATAGCCGTAGCTTTTATTTCCGATAATCCCTTATCCCAAATTTTGACCGATCTATACATGTTGGCCAATATGCCCCCTATTCCCACTAAGGTCGTAAGTAGTGAGTTGGAAGGATTACAATTCCTATCTGACTTCATCGAATGA
- a CDS encoding helix-turn-helix transcriptional regulator — translation MENVTYNGRLNKVFQLLIEISRGNFSYRLERTDKRDEMEALTAIVNIVAEEIKDSFLHQGYVNMHDSYMHLVQMIFFLDKNFNISYANKDVTQLLHWESKELLDLPLVNLLEKESVIKWVDYTKSLSSDHDFDSNLRLVFKTKMNLQLPAYCKIVELPEEKYPKARYMLLSADIIKNTKLYERKLQSRILKQIRLPRAKHSLVEKSFLNVSDLETFRAIGTYLKNNLDKNAPSLQELAHEFGTNEYKLKKGFKELFGMTVFQFLKNERLRNAHVLVKSSNEPFKRIARQNGFKNATHFSREFKARYGYTPRDLRLNS, via the coding sequence ATGGAAAATGTAACGTACAATGGCAGGCTTAATAAAGTATTTCAACTCTTGATCGAAATATCAAGGGGTAACTTTTCCTATCGGTTGGAAAGAACGGATAAGCGGGACGAGATGGAGGCACTTACCGCCATAGTGAATATTGTTGCTGAAGAAATAAAGGATTCCTTTTTACATCAGGGGTATGTTAATATGCACGACTCGTATATGCATTTGGTGCAAATGATTTTTTTCTTGGACAAGAACTTCAATATAAGCTATGCAAATAAAGATGTCACCCAATTATTACATTGGGAAAGCAAAGAGCTACTTGATCTACCCTTGGTGAATCTACTTGAAAAAGAATCGGTCATAAAATGGGTCGATTATACAAAATCGCTAAGCTCGGACCATGATTTTGATAGTAATCTGAGGCTTGTATTTAAGACTAAAATGAATTTGCAGCTTCCAGCATATTGTAAGATAGTTGAGCTCCCCGAAGAGAAATATCCTAAAGCCAGGTATATGCTATTGTCAGCGGATATTATAAAAAACACCAAACTTTACGAAAGAAAATTACAATCCAGAATATTAAAACAGATACGACTTCCTAGAGCCAAACATTCTTTGGTTGAAAAGTCATTCTTAAACGTATCCGATTTGGAAACCTTTAGGGCCATAGGAACCTATCTCAAAAACAATCTAGATAAAAATGCCCCATCCCTTCAGGAGTTGGCCCATGAATTTGGCACCAATGAATATAAACTAAAGAAGGGCTTCAAGGAGTTGTTTGGTATGACGGTGTTTCAGTTTCTAAAAAATGAGCGACTTAGAAATGCACATGTTTTGGTTAAAAGTTCCAATGAACCTTTTAAACGCATTGCACGGCAAAATGGATTTAAGAATGCTACCCATTTTTCAAGGGAATTTAAAGCAAGGTATGGGTACACGCCTAGAGACCTAAGGCTCAACTCCTGA